TGAGGCagcacgcttgcaatgcttctggtgttccaggcgtctataggctacgttaaacgcttaccatcaggcgagccgtacgcttgtttgccaagttagttgtaaaaaaaaagatatggaAATAAATGTTCTAAATTCTACAAAAGAAATCAGGAGGACCATTGTTTCcatgtctgtattattattgatGCTGTTCTGTTATTCAACACtaaaagtttttaaccgacgtTAATTGACGTTCAAGTTGAGCTCTCAATTTGAGCTCTCAATTTGAGTGTAGTTTTTCACgtgtcatatattttttttacttcgtgtaccaattttgatgattctttattgAACCCAAAGATCGTGATTCTCATTTGTTACCGTACAAATTTggtcgagatctgatgagtactttttgagttacgcataataatgcttatttagtTGACTGTTATCCGACTACCTACGTCGTAAtactgtcgatgtaattgaaaacacaattattcaattgGAACCAGTAATTCCTGATATTAACTCATTAAACCAGACtctaagttttataatattagaacaGAATATTGtactattgtattatatattttataactctattGTTTCACCCAGCATCTTATTATAAGATTGGTGTACaacaatgaaatataataaaaaaagtttcagtattaaattatttatttatttggctaCTAAtgcgttaataaaaaaatacactataaACCCGCAATTTAAagaagttaaatatattttattacgttatCTTAATATCtgtacatatttctttttttttaatgttattacgtCTATAAGATAAGACAAAGTATCTACGCGTCACAATCAGTTAGTGGTGTCacatagtatattatataaatttaacaaatacaaCTTATACCTTTTTGTATATAAACACCATATATAACCATTATCAATAAATAGGTAATTCTGAGAATAAAGAGATTGAACAAACCTAAAAACAACCtcacatttaaaatatgtttttttattgtacaatatCTACACAAGTcgaatacgggcagcagcgtcttcggtgcgacaaagccctgccaccaacccgcctaccgcATGGTGACTacgggtaaaacacatgagccaaaaatggcgtgaacttgtaaaggctatgtccagcattggattGTGATAAGATCAAATGATTGTACAATATCCACGGGCTCGTATTTGCCCgtgcatttttattaaaacatctagaGTTTTATTGCTTATCAGCGAAAggttttttaatacattagCACTTCAGGCAAGCGGTATTAGAATAGTTTGtagttattaaaatgtaatttgtgGCAGTGTGTGGCTGTTATACttctttatatagatttttggtatgtattacaattttatattaagtcaAGTATGATTCGAGATATATACCGGCAAGTTTGTTGGATTGATTTGTATATATGATACTGAATCCACACCAACAACAGCACACAAAATGGTAACATTGTCATGATATTTTGAATGCAGGCTTATTATTTCACTTCCTGATGGTATAGTTTTCTTTTCACTGAAATAAAGAGacgaattatttaattatgatttgcGACAGTTATATTGATAgctaaaatacttaaaaataacttcattAAGTGTTAacctgtaaattatttatttatcataaaagaTTTTCTTTATAGGATATTTTTACTTACTCAAAACAAATTAAGCGAAAATGTGGAGTCGGTCGTTttgattttctaaaattttgaaCATCTCTATTGTATACGTCGAAATCAATAGCGAGCTTGCAGTCATCGTAGACTTCATTTGCGTTTCGAATAATTCTCagcttttttaaaattgacGCCATATCAGTGCAGTCGCCTGGTTTTACAACAGAATCGATTGTATTGTTCATAACAGCAGGTACACTTTGAAATTCAGCAATCGCTTCCTTAATACtagtaaaaaaagattttttcaagTCTAACCAGTTATCACAATTGGAAGTTTGTATTTTGAGAAAGTCGAAGAGGAATTCTTCCctttttaaatctattattgTATTAGTAACATCTTCTTGAGTAACAATTTCTGCTCTTCCAAAATCGTTTTCTGATGGTAACCAGTCTTTAGTAAAAGTTTTTAGTAACAAttcattatacttttttatttttaattctatattaTTACTGCTTATACTAGTGGATGCCTCGTTACACGATTCTTTTTGTTGCTCAGAAAgtcgttttaatatattaaaagggtttcttaatctttttcttttacGTAATTTTGGTTCTTCTTTTACACACTCTGAACTTGAAGCATCAGATGAATCAAGTGTGATCTGTTGGCGATTTTCTATTTCATAGCtatcagttaaataatattcttcTTTATAGGATTCATTAAATGTTCTGATCAATTTTGAGAAAGCTCTCCTATGTCTCGCTGatgacttattatttttttctaattctttCAACTGTGATGCAAATTTTTTTAGCATAGAAAGATTATCATCATTATTGCCACTACGACGCTTCTTTCGGCtaggttcatcatcatcatcgtcttCTAATTCGATAGTGTCTACAATAGTTtcttcaattattatattgaaatcatCACCAAGCCTTATTCTTGTTCTATATCTACTGTTGTAAGCATGAATTAGCCTTTGAAGCGGTTGGATAATTTGCGCTCGAGTATTTCCTGATAAGATCATTTGTTTCAATCTAAGAGCaagcttttttatttcttccaaATTTTTTTGCTGTGTTGTTACTCTAGACCTTttcatattgttaaaattactgCTATTTAGACTCATACTGACATCATTTAAATTTCTATTGGGGTTATTACAAGTGGTTTGCCAGAATTGTGGTTGAATTCTAGGTAACTGAATCCGAGGAGGAAAAATCAAAAGACTTCTTTGATATAACATACTAAAATTAATAGAGTTATAACTATATCTAGGCCTATAAGAATTAAAGAGTCTATATTGAAAATTTGTATTAGCAAATACAACATTAGTTGTGTTGTATTGTTGTGCAGGATCAGTTTGTAACATATGGCTGGTATTACTAAGTCTTCTTATGTGATTCCCATTAACTTCATCatttgtataaatgtttgtttcatttgtatctGATCGGTCACTTTtactttgtatattttgtatattgatattaaaaactgatttatttagatttatattacTTGGAACATATTGTGTCGGAGGTGCCTTAATAGAAACAGTTTCTTTATTTGATAGTTTTGGTAGATTATCGAACAACTTATGTAGATGTTTTGAATCGCAAGGTTTTAAAAGTCTGTTCTTCAATTTTTGAAGCTTCTTAAGTCCATAGATATCTTTACTTTTCTCAATTATTTCTGTAATGTCATCTGAAAAGAGAatgaaatgaaacaataaagtaaatcatatttttatgtcatttcaaaaaaaaaaagaaacaaccaACTATGTTTACTTTTcaacatcaatatttttattagtaaattataagTGCTACACAGTATGAAcataaaagaaatgtaaatgCAAGAACAAAAAAGCATCAATCTtaggataattttaatttaatttaaatattgtaatttattacagTAGTAACTTACCAGTTGTATTATTTCGATATTCAATATTCTGTTCTATACTTTGAGTATTTTGAGAACAACTGCTGTTTTCAATATCATTTGTAGAATTTTCCAGACTCTTTGATTTTTCTATGATCATATTGTCGGTATCATTTTTATCAGgtgcattattattatcaacttTTTCAATGCAAGGTGATTCATTgtgtttattttcaatattagcTTCTGTTTCCTCGTGTCTATAAACACGGTAACCCAGACGACTAAGAGATGCATAAACATTGTAATGCAAGATTGCGATTTTGTCTCTTAGTAATAGAGAATAAGCTTGTTGAAGTGATACTTTTACATCATGATATTTTAGAAGAAGACAGTTctagaaacaaaaattatttgatagttttaaattacacaAACTTCTCTTTcttgaagtattaaaaatatgataacatGAGTTTTGCAATTAGgttttttttcacatatatGGTGTTAGAATTCCTATGATTAGTTATATTGACACTTTTAGTGTTAATGCTGCAACTGGTTATAGAAAGGATAAAATCTTTGTGTATGTAACTAGTAAAAACCTAAAAaactattatcatttttaaaaatctcaTCTTAGTCATATTTCTTAAACTACGGCCAATATTTGATTTATCAGAAGGTAAATTTTCAAACATGGTCATTTCAAATTCTCAAATAAATCTTcctttcaaaacaaaaatatctaaaaattttaaaatttgtcctgatttttaaaatatgccaCATATGAGTTAACTTTTAAATGTCTTTCTAAAAGTGGAATTTTTGAAAACTAGACGACAACTTTTGAAAATTATCTTTTGATATGTTAGCACtatgattatataaataaatatatgctcACAACTTCCATGAGAAAAAGGGCTTCTTCAGGTTTAAGATACAATTGCTTTCCTTTATTATGTCCTAAATATTGCCAATAATTTCCAACTTTTTGTGTTATTTCTGCTAAGTTTAATTCTTCCCTCCACACCGCATGACTCAATGCTCCACTGCagtatgataaataaaaaatttcttataatggtaatattataattaatcaatttttattactttgtaagTTATTTTCATGGAAACTTTACACActcataataattttacagtACATCTATTAGATTTTTCTGTAAGacttgtctttttttattttaaccagTTTAGCTAGGCTTACTCAAAATCAGATTAA
This genomic stretch from Melitaea cinxia chromosome 10, ilMelCinx1.1, whole genome shotgun sequence harbors:
- the LOC123657174 gene encoding uncharacterized protein LOC123657174 — encoded protein: MNAAKILSGHELVSKGATKIEATLPEVGNKDVFPNGSWLEQKQIQSALEAKKHLIEVERIEKSGALSHAVWREELNLAEITQKVGNYWQYLGHNKGKQLYLKPEEALFLMEVNCLLLKYHDVKVSLQQAYSLLLRDKIAILHYNVYASLSRLGYRVYRHEETEANIENKHNESPCIEKVDNNNAPDKNDTDNMIIEKSKSLENSTNDIENSSCSQNTQSIEQNIEYRNNTTDDITEIIEKSKDIYGLKKLQKLKNRLLKPCDSKHLHKLFDNLPKLSNKETVSIKAPPTQYVPSNINLNKSVFNINIQNIQSKSDRSDTNETNIYTNDEVNGNHIRRLSNTSHMLQTDPAQQYNTTNVVFANTNFQYRLFNSYRPRYSYNSINFSMLYQRSLLIFPPRIQLPRIQPQFWQTTCNNPNRNLNDVSMSLNSSNFNNMKRSRVTTQQKNLEEIKKLALRLKQMILSGNTRAQIIQPLQRLIHAYNSRYRTRIRLGDDFNIIIEETIVDTIELEDDDDDEPSRKKRRSGNNDDNLSMLKKFASQLKELEKNNKSSARHRRAFSKLIRTFNESYKEEYYLTDSYEIENRQQITLDSSDASSSECVKEEPKLRKRKRLRNPFNILKRLSEQQKESCNEASTSISSNNIELKIKKYNELLLKTFTKDWLPSENDFGRAEIVTQEDVTNTIIDLKREEFLFDFLKIQTSNCDNWLDLKKSFFTSIKEAIAEFQSVPAVMNNTIDSVVKPGDCTDMASILKKLRIIRNANEVYDDCKLAIDFDVYNRDVQNFRKSKRPTPHFRLICFDEKKTIPSGSEIISLHSKYHDNVTILCAVVGVDSVSYIQINPTNLPVYISNHT